One Pecten maximus chromosome 7, xPecMax1.1, whole genome shotgun sequence genomic window carries:
- the LOC117330973 gene encoding uncharacterized protein LOC117330973, producing the protein MKVLIIATCVALTLAVPSPLREKRQVPNCVNTFQNVPNPCTSNSNRVYFPHPLDNTKFLQCDRFGRMYIVQCPAGELYNQATTSCITVA; encoded by the exons ATGAAGGTCTTAATAATTGCGACTTGTGTTGCTTTAACTCTCGCTGTTCCGTCTCCTCTGAGAG AAAAGCGACAAGTGCCGAACTGTGTCA atacATTCCAGAATGTGCCTAACCCTTGTACGTCCAACTCTAACCGAGTTTACTTCCCCCACCCCTTGGACAATACAAAATTCCTGCAGTGTGACCGGTTCGGTAGAATGTACATCGTCCAATGTCCAGCTGGGGAGCTCTACAACCAGGCGACAACCTCGTGTATCACG GTGGCATGA
- the LOC117330975 gene encoding uncharacterized protein LOC117330975, protein MKVLIIATCVALTLAVPSPLREKRQVPNCVNTFQNVPNPCTSNSNRVYFPHPGDNTKFLQCDRFGRMYIVQCPAGELYNQATTSCITVA, encoded by the exons ATGAAGGTCTTAATAATTGCGACTTGTGTTGCTTTAACTCTCGCTGTTCCGTCTCCTCTGAGAG AAAAGCGACAAGTGCCGAACTGTGTCA atacATTCCAGAATGTGCCTAACCCTTGTACGTCCAACTCTAACCGAGTTTACTTCCCCCACCCCGGGGACAATACAAAATTCCTGCAGTGTGACCGGTTCGGTAGAATGTACATCGTCCAATGTCCAGCTGGGGAGCTCTACAACCAGGCGACAACCTCGTGTATCACG GTGGCATGA